The Penaeus chinensis breed Huanghai No. 1 chromosome 29, ASM1920278v2, whole genome shotgun sequence genome window below encodes:
- the LOC125040382 gene encoding uncharacterized protein LOC125040382, with translation MKAEVGVELGSREAPPVERYTGTCHSICRVIPEITSIVIGYVASVLLKAKIRDEVIRNRCGITDTVEKVQEARLRWFGHVLRREDEEPCRMAWNLSVEGDRDRGRRCQRWSDNIKKDLEEKGLAEGDVDRVRWRSATKAADPRTVWD, from the exons atgaaggctgaagttggagttgaACTGGGGAGCCGGGAGGCCCCCCCAGTCGAGCGATATACTggaacgtgtcactccatttgtcgggTCATTCCGGAGATCACCAGTATAGTAATTGGGTATGTTGCATCT GTCTTGTTAAAGGCTAAAATCAGGGATGAGGTAATTCGCAACAGATGTGGTATCACAGATACAGTAGAGAAAGTCCAAGAGGCTAGACTAAGGTGGTTTGGTCATGtgttgaggagagaggatgaagaaccCTGCAGGATGGCTTGGAACCTTAGTGTGGAAggtgacagagatagagggagacggtGTCAGAGATGGAGCGATAACATCAAGAAGGACCTCGAGGAAAAAGGATTAGCCGAAGGAGATGTGGACAGGGTTAGGTGGAGGAGTGCAACCAAAGCAGCTGACCCCAGGACAGTCTGGGACTAA